A window of Malania oleifera isolate guangnan ecotype guangnan chromosome 5, ASM2987363v1, whole genome shotgun sequence contains these coding sequences:
- the LOC131156464 gene encoding cysteine protease RD19A, which translates to MDRRLSLLALSLLSLSLFVCAAISTVDSDDLLIRQVVDGDQLLGAEHHFSVFKRRFGKSYATPEEHDRRFRIFKANLRRARRHQKLDPSAAHGVTQFSDLTPAEFRRAYLGLKPLRLPSDANKAPILPTDDLPSDFDWRDHGAVTGVKNQGSCGSCWSFSTTGALEGANFLATGKLVSLSEQQLVDCDHECDPDEPGSCDSGCNGGLMTSAFEYTLKAGGLMREEDYPYTGTDRATCKFDKSKVAASVANFSVVSLDEDQIAANLVKNGPLAVGINAVFMQTYIGGVSCPYICSRRLDHGVLLVGYGSAGYAPVRMKDKPYWIIKNSWGENWGENGFYNICKGHNICGVDSMVSTVAAIHTSH; encoded by the exons ATGGATCGACGTCTCTCGCtcctcgctctctctctcctctcactctctctctttgtctGTGCCGCAATCTCGACCGTCGATTCCGACGACCTGCTGATCCGCCAGGTCGTCGACGGCGACCAGCTCCTCGGCGCCGAGCACCACTTCTCCGTCTTCAAGCGCCGCTTCGGGAAGTCGTATGCCACACCGGAGGAGCACGATCGCAGGTTCCGCATCTTCAAGGCTAACCTGCGCCGCGCCCGGCGCCATCAGAAACTCGACCCCTCCGCCGCCCACGGTGTTACTCAGTTCTCCGATCTGACTCCGGCCGAGTTCCGGCGCGCCTACCTCGGCCTCAAGCCGCTTCGGCTCCCGTCCGATGCCAACAAGGCCCCGATTCTCCCCACCGATGATCTTCCCTCCGATTTCGATTGGAGAGATCACGGCGCTGTGACGGGTGTAAAGAATCAG GGTTCGTGTGGGTCGTGCTGGTCGTTTAGCACTACTGGGGCCTTGGAAGGAGCTAACTTTCTGGCTACTGGGAAGCTCGTGAGCCTTAGTGAGCAGCAACTCGTTGACTGTGACCACGAG TGTGACCCAGATGAACCAGGTTCATGCGATTCTGGATGCAATGGTGGGCTGATGACAAGTGCTTTTGAGTATACACTCAAAGCTGGTGGACTTATGCGCGAGGAAGACTATCCATATACTGGTACTGACCGTGCAACTTGCAAATTTGATAAGTCCAAGGTTGCTGCATCAGTAGCCAACTTCAGTGTTGTTTCCCTTGATGAAGATCAAATCGCTGCAAATCTCGTGAAAAATGGTCCTCTTGCAG TGGGTATCAACGCAGTTTTCATGCAGACATACATTGGTGGGGTTTCATGCCCATACATATGCTCAAGGAGGTTGGATCATGGAGTGTTATTGGTTGGGTATGGTTCTGCTGGCTATGCTCCCGTCCGAATGAAGGATAAGCCATATTGGATCATAAAGAATTCATGGGGTGAGAACTGGGGAGAGAATGGATTCTACAATATATGCAAGGGTCACAATATATGCGGAGTGGATTCAATGGTCTCCACCGTTGCTGCCATTCATACCTCACACTAG
- the LOC131156465 gene encoding uncharacterized protein LOC131156465 isoform X1, with protein sequence MDCGQFVPFSTKMDSVSEHPGPVDDSVLYEQGRHVSSAVWDGQERGVLRCHEHTAKIDKWFLTKKQVELVQKAGFGYLRSVPSMVIDNSLISALVERWRRETNTFHLTVGEMTVTLEDVAFILGLTINGKPVTGITYTTCDSMCMKFLGKAPGPEHSKGGMVKLTWLVEAFSNCQEDAPMEHIEQCTRAFLLYLVGSTIFCTTSGNTVPVMYLQLFEKIDEIKSYAWGAAALSFLYRALGNASLKGQSTISGSLTLLQCWSYEHLKIGRPNLVLDAPYCFPLALKWKGRRIFTSHNHDLAFYRKALDYLDPSDVSWLPYATTDDMIVPEDLKQNISIGRSNTILICFDKAERHLPQRCLRQYGMQQAIPENVKPWERKSRGIDDNIDLSKKMQKEINEWLDRGQHVIHGNLQNHSDEAYMQWYLTITRKFIGRPKPLSLEFDKMRCGLKEIACIVNDFSTEGMNSQQMQLILKIKEVLHGCLEDSNEFTTQTTAQNTTGNRSKRKKQEKGSGRGQVGGGGSDNVNMEQLTGMQREVGMQVRMVSNSINTVDHVQGLIEGMQDEVGMQAGVFSNSLDSMDCAQGLIEGITDMGQAEGNNEGWNVKDQEDMTSEATGMQGDVEMHAKGVSVSIDTTEHLQELIEATADNGLGEGRIEGGSVTAQEGITSKATGMLGEVETQVRGQSKSISTMEHVKWLIEARGDNGQPEGKNKGENAMGLEGMTSEATGMEAEAEMPVRQLSKSIGTMEHVQRLIEARDDEGRAKGKTVGGNIKVQEGKTSEASGLEIQAEGSLTSINDEKCSGKATEAMDLVVLIDCPLDTMKEKDTVTRLNEIENEVAKVGKVEEASHLDVLVKDASEAMDISIATLTENELPSLIPSALPPLIVIPISWPINDNVTIDWIQGLMSTFDWSSQNLDPSKFSCVLPVSVLDRLVAHASSMLHKEPNCVNIENCGRDSRVVVVGDVHGQLHDLLFLLHDAGCPSENQFYVFIGNYVDLGAWGLESFLVLLAWKVFLPHRVFLLRGNHESKLCTSVYGFEKEVMVKYGNQGRHVYRKFLDCFKELPLASIIAGRVYAAHGGLFREVSVKPSRKYRGKKKRKIDVNLESNTLSIGSLEELSKARRLVLNPPSEGLNLIPGDVLWSDPSRSPGILPNKERGIGLLWGPDCTEDFLKKFQLKLIIRSHEGPDTRKKRPDLANINGGYAIDHVVESGQLITLFSAPDYPQFQATEERYNNKGAYILLEPPEFDTPVFHSFEAISPRPKVNPYYDYKNLIDSYEELALASKMSSP encoded by the exons ATg GATTGTGGCCAGTTTGTTCCCTTCTCCACAAAGATGGACTCTGTTTCAGAGCATCCTGGACCTGTTGATGATTCTGTACTTTATGAGCAGGGTAGGCATGTATCATCAGCTGTTTGGGATGGGCAG GAACGCGGTGTACTTCGGTGTCATGAACATACTGCAAAGATTGACAAATGGTTTCTTACCAAAAAACAAGTTGAGTTAGTGCAAAAGGCAGGATTTGGATACTTGAGATCAGTTCCATCAATGGTTATAGACAATTCACTCATATCTGCACTTGTAGAGAGGTGGAGAAGAGAAACAAATACTTTTCATTTGACTGTTGGAGAAATGACAGTGACACTCGAAGATGTTGCATTTATACTTGGATTAACAATCAATGGGAAACCTGTTACGGGTATAACTTACACTACTTGTGACTCAATGTGCATGAAGTTTCTTGGAAAAGCACCTGGTCCTGAGCACTCGAAAGGTGGAATGGTGAAGTTGACTTGGTTAGTAGAGGCTTTCTCAAATTGTCAAGAAGATGCTCCAATGGAACATATTGAACAATGCACCCGTGCTTTTCTTCTATATCTGGTTGGTAGCACAATATTTTGTACAACCAGTGGCAATACTGTCCCTGTGATGTATCTTCAACTATTTGAGAAAATTGACGAAATCAAGAGCTATGCATGGGGTGCAGCAGCATTGTCATTCTTGTATAGGGCTCTGGGAAATGCTTCCCTCAAAGGACAATCTACTATTAGTGGGAGTCTAACATTATTGCAG TGTTGGAGTTATGAACATTTGAAAATTGGTAGGCCAAATCTTGTTTTGGACGCACCTTATTGTTTTCCATTGGCACTTAAGTGGAAAGGCAGGCGTATCTTTACTTCACATAACCATGATTTGGCATTTTATCGCAAGGCTCTTGACTACTTAGACCCTAGTGAT GTTTCATGGCTTCCATATGCAACCACTGATGATATGATTGTCCCAGAAGATTTGAAGCAAAACATAAGTATAGGGAGGTCAAATACAATATTGATATGTTTTGATAAGGCTGAGAGACACCTTCCACAACGTTGTTTGAGGCAATATGGCATGCAACAAGCTATTCCAGAAAATGTGAAGCCATGGGAAAGAAAATCTCGTGGCATTGATGATAATATAGATTTGTCCAAAAAGATGCAAAAAGAGATTAATGAGTGGTTGGATCGTGGACAACATGTTATTCATGGAAATTTGCAAAATCATAGTGATGAAGCATACATGCAATGGTACTTAACTATTACTCGGAAGTTCATAGGAAGGCCAAAACCTCTGTCACTAGAGTTTGATAAAATG AGGTGTGGCTTAAAAGAAATTGCATGCATTGTGAATGACTTCTCAACGGAGGGAATGAATTCTCAGCAAATgcaattaattttgaaaattaaagaagtATTACATGGATGTTTAGAGGATTCAAATGAATTTACTACACAAACCACTGCACAAAATACAACTGGAAATAGGAGCAAAAGGAAAAAGCAAGAAAAGGGAAGTGGAAGAGGTCAAGTTGGAGGTGGAGGTAGTGACAATGTTAATATGGAACAACTAACT GGAATGCAAAGAGAAGTTGGAATGCAAGTTAGAATGGTGTCAAATTCAATCAATACAGTGGACCATGTACAAGGGTTAATTGAG GGAATGCAAGATGAAGTTGGAATGCAAGCTGGGGTATTTTCAAATTCACTTGATTCAATGGACTGTGCACAAGGGTTAATTGAGGGAATAACTGATATGGGACAAGCTGAAGGGAATAATGAGGGATGGAATGTGAAGGACCAAGAAGACATGACATCAGAAGCAACA GGAATGCAAGGTGACGTTGAAATGCATGCTAAAGGGGTATCAGTATCAATCGATACAACTGAGCATTTACAAGAGTTAATTGAGGCAACAGCAGATAATGGTCTAGGCGAAGGGAGGATTGAGGGCGGAAGTGTGACGGCACAAGAAGGCATAACGTCAAAGGCAACT GGAATGCTAGGTGAAGTGGAGACACAAGTTAGAGGGCAATCTAAGTCAATCAGTACAATGGAGCATGTAAAATGGTTAATTGAGGCTAGGGGTGATAACGGACAACCTGAAGGGAAGAATAAAGGAGAAAATGCGATGGGGCTGGAAGGCATGACATCAGAGGCAACT GGAATGGAAGCTGAAGCTGAAATGCCAGTTAGACAGCTGTCAAAGTCAATCGGTACAATGGAGCATGTACAAAGGTTAATTGAGGCAAGGGATGATGAGGGACGAGCCAAAGGGAAGACTGTGGGAGGGAATATAAAGGTGCAAGAAGGCAAGACATCAGAGGCATCTGGATTAGAAATTCAAGCTGAAGGTTCATTGACTTCAATAAATGATGAAAAATGTTCAGGAAAAGCAACAGAGGCGATGGACTTGGTGGTGCTTATTGATTGTCCATTGGATACAATGAAAGAAAAGGACACAGTGACTAGgttaaatgaaattgaaaatgaggtgGCAAAAGTGGGCAAGGTGGAAGAGGCGTCACATTTGGATGTGCTTGTTAAAGATGCATCAGAGGCAATGGACATAAGCATTGCAACCTTAACTGAAAATGAATTGCCATCCCTAATACCATCTGCACTACCACCACTAATTGTAATTCCTATATCATGGCCTATTAATGACAATGTAACCATAGATTGGATCCAAGGTTTGATGTCTACTTTTGATTGGTCATCACAGAATTTGGATCCCTCCAAATTCTCATGTGTATTGCCTGTTAGTGTGTTAGATAGGCTTGTTGCTCATGCTTCCAGTATGCTGCATAAGGAACCCAATTGTGTCAATATTGAAAACTGTGGACGAGATTCGAGAGTCGTGGTGGTGGGGGATGTGCATGGGCAGTTGCATGATCTTTTGTTTCTCCTACACGATGCTGGTTGCCCTTCTGAGAATCAGTTCTACGTGTTCATTGGCAATTATGTTGATTTAGGGGCTTGGGGTCTCGAGTCCTTCCTTGTGTTGCTGGCTTGGAAG GTTTTTTTGCCACATAGAGTATTCCTTCTTCGAGGAAATCATGAATCTAAACTTTGCACATCTGTCTATGGTTTTGAGAAGGAAGTGATGGTTAAGTATGGAAATCAAGGGAGGCATGTATATCGCAAATTTTTAGACTGCTTTAAAGAGCTTCCTTTGGCATCAATTATAGCTGGGCGCGTTTATGCTGCACATGGTGGACTTTTTCGTGAAGTTTCTGTCAAGCCATCAAGGAAATACAGAGGGAAGAAGAAGCGTAAAATAGATGTAAACCTTGAATCAAACACTTTATCCATTGGTTCTTTAGAGGAATTGTCCAAAGCTAGAAGATTGGTTCTTAACCCTCCATCTGAAGGTTTGAACTTAATTCCTGGTGATGTGCTATGGTCTGATCCATCGAGGAGCCCAGGTATCTTGCCTAATAAAGAGAGAGGCATTGGTTTATTATGGGGTCCAGATTGTACAGAGGATTTCTTGAAGAAGTTTCAGCTGAAG TTGATTATTAGATCTCATGAAGGCCCTGATACAAGGAAAAAGCGACCTGATCTTGCAAATATAAATGGTGGGTATGCTATAGATCATGTTGTAGAGTCAGGGCAGCTGATTACTCTGTTCAGCGCTCCAGACTATCCTCAATTTCAG GCAACAGAGGAGAGGTACAACAACAAAGGCGCATACATTCTTCTGGAACCTCCTGAGTTTGATACTCCAGTTTTCCATAGTTTTGAAGCAATATCTCCAAGACCAAAG GTAAATCCCTACTACGACTATAAAAATCTGATTGATTCTTATGAGGAATTGGCGCTGGCATCAAAGATGTCATCCCCTTGA
- the LOC131156465 gene encoding uncharacterized protein LOC131156465 isoform X2, translating to MDCGQFVPFSTKMDSVSEHPGPVDDSVLYEQGRHVSSAVWDGQERGVLRCHEHTAKIDKWFLTKKQVELVQKAGFGYLRSVPSMVIDNSLISALVERWRRETNTFHLTVGEMTVTLEDVAFILGLTINGKPVTGITYTTCDSMCMKFLGKAPGPEHSKGGMVKLTWLVEAFSNCQEDAPMEHIEQCTRAFLLYLVGSTIFCTTSGNTVPVMYLQLFEKIDEIKSYAWGAAALSFLYRALGNASLKGQSTISGSLTLLQCWSYEHLKIGRPNLVLDAPYCFPLALKWKGRRIFTSHNHDLAFYRKALDYLDPSDVSWLPYATTDDMIVPEDLKQNISIGRSNTILICFDKAERHLPQRCLRQYGMQQAIPENVKPWERKSRGIDDNIDLSKKMQKEINEWLDRGQHVIHGNLQNHSDEAYMQWYLTITRKFIGRPKPLSLEFDKMRCGLKEIACIVNDFSTEGMNSQQMQLILKIKEVLHGCLEDSNEFTTQTTAQNTTGNRSKRKKQEKGSGRGQVGGGGSDNVNMEQLTGMQREVGMQVRMVSNSINTVDHVQGLIEGMQDEVGMQAGVFSNSLDSMDCAQGLIEGITDMGQAEGNNEGWNVKDQEDMTSEATGMQGDVEMHAKGVSVSIDTTEHLQELIEATADNGLGEGRIEGGSVTAQEGITSKATGMLGEVETQVRGQSKSISTMEHVKWLIEARGDNGQPEGKNKGENAMGLEGMTSEATGMEAEAEMPVRQLSKSIGTMEHVQRLIEARDDEGRAKGKTVGGNIKVQEGKTSEASGLEIQAEGSLTSINDEKCSGKATEAMDLVVLIDCPLDTMKEKDTVTRLNEIENEVAKVGKVEEASHLDVLVKDASEAMDISIATLTENELPSLIPSALPPLIVIPISWPINDNVTIDWIQGLMSTFDWSSQNLDPSKFSCVLPVSVLDRLVAHASSMLHKEPNCVNIENCGRDSRVVVVGDVHGQLHDLLFLLHDAGCPSENQFYVFIGNYVDLGAWGLESFLVLLAWKVFLPHRVFLLRGNHESKLCTSVYGFEKEVMVKYGNQGRHVYRKFLDCFKELPLASIIAGRVYAAHGGLFREVSVKPSRKYRGKKKRKIDVNLESNTLSIGSLEELSKARRLVLNPPSEGLNLIPGDVLWSDPSRSPGILPNKERGIGLLWGPDCTEDFLKKFQLKLIIRSHEGPDTRKKRPDLANINGGYAIDHVVESGQLITLFSAPDYPQFQVSSCS from the exons ATg GATTGTGGCCAGTTTGTTCCCTTCTCCACAAAGATGGACTCTGTTTCAGAGCATCCTGGACCTGTTGATGATTCTGTACTTTATGAGCAGGGTAGGCATGTATCATCAGCTGTTTGGGATGGGCAG GAACGCGGTGTACTTCGGTGTCATGAACATACTGCAAAGATTGACAAATGGTTTCTTACCAAAAAACAAGTTGAGTTAGTGCAAAAGGCAGGATTTGGATACTTGAGATCAGTTCCATCAATGGTTATAGACAATTCACTCATATCTGCACTTGTAGAGAGGTGGAGAAGAGAAACAAATACTTTTCATTTGACTGTTGGAGAAATGACAGTGACACTCGAAGATGTTGCATTTATACTTGGATTAACAATCAATGGGAAACCTGTTACGGGTATAACTTACACTACTTGTGACTCAATGTGCATGAAGTTTCTTGGAAAAGCACCTGGTCCTGAGCACTCGAAAGGTGGAATGGTGAAGTTGACTTGGTTAGTAGAGGCTTTCTCAAATTGTCAAGAAGATGCTCCAATGGAACATATTGAACAATGCACCCGTGCTTTTCTTCTATATCTGGTTGGTAGCACAATATTTTGTACAACCAGTGGCAATACTGTCCCTGTGATGTATCTTCAACTATTTGAGAAAATTGACGAAATCAAGAGCTATGCATGGGGTGCAGCAGCATTGTCATTCTTGTATAGGGCTCTGGGAAATGCTTCCCTCAAAGGACAATCTACTATTAGTGGGAGTCTAACATTATTGCAG TGTTGGAGTTATGAACATTTGAAAATTGGTAGGCCAAATCTTGTTTTGGACGCACCTTATTGTTTTCCATTGGCACTTAAGTGGAAAGGCAGGCGTATCTTTACTTCACATAACCATGATTTGGCATTTTATCGCAAGGCTCTTGACTACTTAGACCCTAGTGAT GTTTCATGGCTTCCATATGCAACCACTGATGATATGATTGTCCCAGAAGATTTGAAGCAAAACATAAGTATAGGGAGGTCAAATACAATATTGATATGTTTTGATAAGGCTGAGAGACACCTTCCACAACGTTGTTTGAGGCAATATGGCATGCAACAAGCTATTCCAGAAAATGTGAAGCCATGGGAAAGAAAATCTCGTGGCATTGATGATAATATAGATTTGTCCAAAAAGATGCAAAAAGAGATTAATGAGTGGTTGGATCGTGGACAACATGTTATTCATGGAAATTTGCAAAATCATAGTGATGAAGCATACATGCAATGGTACTTAACTATTACTCGGAAGTTCATAGGAAGGCCAAAACCTCTGTCACTAGAGTTTGATAAAATG AGGTGTGGCTTAAAAGAAATTGCATGCATTGTGAATGACTTCTCAACGGAGGGAATGAATTCTCAGCAAATgcaattaattttgaaaattaaagaagtATTACATGGATGTTTAGAGGATTCAAATGAATTTACTACACAAACCACTGCACAAAATACAACTGGAAATAGGAGCAAAAGGAAAAAGCAAGAAAAGGGAAGTGGAAGAGGTCAAGTTGGAGGTGGAGGTAGTGACAATGTTAATATGGAACAACTAACT GGAATGCAAAGAGAAGTTGGAATGCAAGTTAGAATGGTGTCAAATTCAATCAATACAGTGGACCATGTACAAGGGTTAATTGAG GGAATGCAAGATGAAGTTGGAATGCAAGCTGGGGTATTTTCAAATTCACTTGATTCAATGGACTGTGCACAAGGGTTAATTGAGGGAATAACTGATATGGGACAAGCTGAAGGGAATAATGAGGGATGGAATGTGAAGGACCAAGAAGACATGACATCAGAAGCAACA GGAATGCAAGGTGACGTTGAAATGCATGCTAAAGGGGTATCAGTATCAATCGATACAACTGAGCATTTACAAGAGTTAATTGAGGCAACAGCAGATAATGGTCTAGGCGAAGGGAGGATTGAGGGCGGAAGTGTGACGGCACAAGAAGGCATAACGTCAAAGGCAACT GGAATGCTAGGTGAAGTGGAGACACAAGTTAGAGGGCAATCTAAGTCAATCAGTACAATGGAGCATGTAAAATGGTTAATTGAGGCTAGGGGTGATAACGGACAACCTGAAGGGAAGAATAAAGGAGAAAATGCGATGGGGCTGGAAGGCATGACATCAGAGGCAACT GGAATGGAAGCTGAAGCTGAAATGCCAGTTAGACAGCTGTCAAAGTCAATCGGTACAATGGAGCATGTACAAAGGTTAATTGAGGCAAGGGATGATGAGGGACGAGCCAAAGGGAAGACTGTGGGAGGGAATATAAAGGTGCAAGAAGGCAAGACATCAGAGGCATCTGGATTAGAAATTCAAGCTGAAGGTTCATTGACTTCAATAAATGATGAAAAATGTTCAGGAAAAGCAACAGAGGCGATGGACTTGGTGGTGCTTATTGATTGTCCATTGGATACAATGAAAGAAAAGGACACAGTGACTAGgttaaatgaaattgaaaatgaggtgGCAAAAGTGGGCAAGGTGGAAGAGGCGTCACATTTGGATGTGCTTGTTAAAGATGCATCAGAGGCAATGGACATAAGCATTGCAACCTTAACTGAAAATGAATTGCCATCCCTAATACCATCTGCACTACCACCACTAATTGTAATTCCTATATCATGGCCTATTAATGACAATGTAACCATAGATTGGATCCAAGGTTTGATGTCTACTTTTGATTGGTCATCACAGAATTTGGATCCCTCCAAATTCTCATGTGTATTGCCTGTTAGTGTGTTAGATAGGCTTGTTGCTCATGCTTCCAGTATGCTGCATAAGGAACCCAATTGTGTCAATATTGAAAACTGTGGACGAGATTCGAGAGTCGTGGTGGTGGGGGATGTGCATGGGCAGTTGCATGATCTTTTGTTTCTCCTACACGATGCTGGTTGCCCTTCTGAGAATCAGTTCTACGTGTTCATTGGCAATTATGTTGATTTAGGGGCTTGGGGTCTCGAGTCCTTCCTTGTGTTGCTGGCTTGGAAG GTTTTTTTGCCACATAGAGTATTCCTTCTTCGAGGAAATCATGAATCTAAACTTTGCACATCTGTCTATGGTTTTGAGAAGGAAGTGATGGTTAAGTATGGAAATCAAGGGAGGCATGTATATCGCAAATTTTTAGACTGCTTTAAAGAGCTTCCTTTGGCATCAATTATAGCTGGGCGCGTTTATGCTGCACATGGTGGACTTTTTCGTGAAGTTTCTGTCAAGCCATCAAGGAAATACAGAGGGAAGAAGAAGCGTAAAATAGATGTAAACCTTGAATCAAACACTTTATCCATTGGTTCTTTAGAGGAATTGTCCAAAGCTAGAAGATTGGTTCTTAACCCTCCATCTGAAGGTTTGAACTTAATTCCTGGTGATGTGCTATGGTCTGATCCATCGAGGAGCCCAGGTATCTTGCCTAATAAAGAGAGAGGCATTGGTTTATTATGGGGTCCAGATTGTACAGAGGATTTCTTGAAGAAGTTTCAGCTGAAG TTGATTATTAGATCTCATGAAGGCCCTGATACAAGGAAAAAGCGACCTGATCTTGCAAATATAAATGGTGGGTATGCTATAGATCATGTTGTAGAGTCAGGGCAGCTGATTACTCTGTTCAGCGCTCCAGACTATCCTCAATTTCAGGTTTCATCTTGCTCCTAG